TTGACGATACTCACGGCTGGATCGTCTACAACACCGGTGTATCGGGGAACGTTTCCGAATCACCGGCCGGGCGACGCGACTTCCACCTCCGGCAGAACTACCCCAATCCGTTCAATCCCAGCACGCGCATCGAGTATTCCCTGAGCGCACCGGGACAGGTGGAACTGGAGATTTTCAATTCGCTTGGTCAGAAGGTCTCCAGCCTCGTCAACGCCTGGCAACCGCCCGGCACTCACACTGCGGTATGGAACAGCGGAACGGACGGAAAGGCGCTTTCATCGGGGTCCTACTTCTATCAACTGAATGTGGACGGGAAACCATCCGACGCGCGCAAGATGATCCTGCTAAAATAACACAACCGGAGAGATTTCATGCCCTCTTTCGATGATGAATTGCCGCAGTTTGTCGGTGAAGTGGCCGAGTGTTTCGACTGGGAAGACTTCGGGGATAACGACG
This sequence is a window from bacterium. Protein-coding genes within it:
- a CDS encoding T9SS type A sorting domain-containing protein, which codes for MVDLTQDGIFELELTAYYTGPEYRGTTKILDITTGNALLLLDDPNLSCYLWEVVDYDQDGILECIFSASDEIDDTHGWIVYNTGVSGNVSESPAGRRDFHLRQNYPNPFNPSTRIEYSLSAPGQVELEIFNSLGQKVSSLVNAWQPPGTHTAVWNSGTDGKALSSGSYFYQLNVDGKPSDARKMILLK